A window of the bacterium genome harbors these coding sequences:
- the trbG gene encoding P-type conjugative transfer protein TrbG has product MQRINWRRPAVAAAVVACGACASVPELGPEDFIEASRVTEKIAIAESPEPRGSAELLAQADPELAEAVRQFQETGRAPIVRKPGFVRFPYGERQPILYCKPLRVCDIQLQAGEAVLNIALGDSERWIASKMESGPAGAREPHVIVKPTEFDISTNLVITTDRRVYHLGLISTQEEKGGYFRSVRFYYPQETVQRWANAAASVREGARKEREREVARLPFVNPEGLNFAYRIKGDRVPWRPVQAFDDGTRVFIQMPGAMRVTEAPALFVRADGEDQALVNYRLRGRYFVVDKLFSQAVMVLGVGGNQKRITVSRLPREKRR; this is encoded by the coding sequence ATGCAACGAATCAATTGGCGGCGGCCCGCGGTCGCCGCAGCAGTCGTGGCGTGCGGAGCGTGCGCGTCCGTACCGGAACTCGGGCCGGAGGATTTCATCGAGGCGAGTCGCGTGACGGAGAAGATCGCAATCGCGGAGTCGCCCGAGCCGCGTGGCAGCGCGGAGCTCCTGGCGCAAGCCGATCCGGAGCTTGCCGAGGCAGTTCGCCAGTTCCAGGAGACGGGGAGGGCGCCCATCGTCCGGAAGCCCGGCTTCGTCCGCTTCCCGTACGGCGAGCGCCAGCCCATCCTTTACTGCAAGCCGCTCCGTGTTTGCGACATCCAGCTTCAAGCTGGCGAGGCCGTTCTGAACATTGCACTCGGGGACTCGGAGCGCTGGATCGCCTCCAAGATGGAGAGCGGCCCCGCTGGAGCCCGCGAGCCCCATGTCATCGTCAAGCCGACCGAGTTCGACATCAGCACGAACCTGGTCATCACGACCGATCGGCGTGTGTACCACCTCGGGCTGATCAGCACCCAAGAAGAGAAGGGCGGCTACTTCCGCAGCGTTCGCTTCTACTACCCGCAGGAGACCGTCCAGCGCTGGGCGAATGCGGCCGCCTCCGTTCGTGAGGGTGCGCGCAAGGAGCGCGAGAGGGAGGTTGCGCGGCTTCCCTTCGTCAATCCCGAGGGACTCAACTTTGCCTATCGGATCAAAGGTGATCGCGTGCCGTGGCGCCCCGTCCAGGCCTTCGACGACGGCACCCGCGTATTCATCCAAATGCCGGGTGCGATGCGCGTGACAGAGGCGCCCGCTCTCTTCGTTCGCGCGGACGGCGAGGACCAGGCGCTCGTCAACTATCGGCTGCGGGGCCGGTACTTCGTAGTGGACAAGCTCTTCTCCCAGGCGGTCATGGTCCTCGGGGTTGGCGGGAACCAGAAGCGCATCACCGTCAGCCGCCTGCCGCGTGAGAAGCGTCGCTAG
- a CDS encoding DUF2274 domain-containing protein, which produces MKLQRRKNEDPPVEIRVTVPAEIVSDLKGYCRFYEATYDEPIELPAVTVEILRHFLQSERDFRRWRRDQEPGAARES; this is translated from the coding sequence ATGAAACTGCAGCGTCGCAAGAACGAAGATCCGCCTGTCGAGATCCGCGTGACCGTGCCCGCCGAGATCGTTTCCGACCTCAAGGGCTATTGCCGCTTCTACGAGGCCACCTACGACGAGCCCATCGAACTCCCGGCCGTCACGGTGGAGATCCTCCGGCACTTCCTCCAATCCGAGCGCGACTTCCGCCGCTGGCGGCGCGATCAGGAACCGGGGGCCGCGCGTGAGTCTTGA